From one Triticum urartu cultivar G1812 chromosome 3, Tu2.1, whole genome shotgun sequence genomic stretch:
- the LOC125543123 gene encoding probable glucuronosyltransferase Os01g0157700, with the protein MDSVERSRRRAQRWSKRKAAVVHLAVCFVVGAFAPLVATRGPLIDGIRASFLPFGGVQRVAPPSAPAAPDIGLLLIVTVTRPDDDVVSQEASLTRLGHTLRLVPPPLLWIVVGAENRSASTVQVLRGTGVMFRHLTYAVGQNNATNITTAVNNATTDITVEASATTAVNTTTNITMEASATTAVNTTTNITVEASATTAVNNATNNITVEAIATTAVNNTTTMEASASTTMNNATTNTVEASTSNTTTAAEKNGTNNTIVEDTTSSASNTTITAEKNGANDTIVENNTTGNVNDEADLKKNVALSHIERHRLAGVVHFAAASAIYDLEFFEELRQTRGVAAWPTATVSSAEQRVTVQGPTCNSSQITGWYSKDSGTNETHRESVAAAQDTGAIQNISSSPPAIETSGLGFRSSILWESEWFVNSNSSQDFIQLVREMAVGDGDERKGIPSNCSESRIMLWHLDMPKHTPEVEEQETPQERSPLEEDEEDYMT; encoded by the exons ATGGACTCCGTGGAGAGgtccaggaggagggcgcagcgATGGAGCAAGCGCAAggccgccgtcgtccacctcgcCGTCTGCTTCGTCGTCGGCGCCTTCGCACCGCTGGTCGCCACCCGCGGCCCGTTGATCGACGGCATCCGCGCCTCGTTTCTTCCGTTTGGCGGTGTTCAGCGAGTGGCTCCGCCGTCGGCCCCTGCTGCCCCCGACATCGGCCTCCTGCTGATCGTCACCGTCACACGGCCGGACGACGACGTTGTGTCGCAGGAGGCGTCGCTGACAAGGCTTGGGCACACGCTGCGGCTCGTCCCGCCGCCGTTGCTATGGATCGTGGTTGGGGCCGAGAACAGGTCGGCGTCAACGGTCCAGGTGCTCCGCGGCACCGGCGTCATGTTCCGGCATCTCACCTACGCCGTCGGCCAGAACAACGCCACCAACATCACCACCGCCGTGAACAACGCCACCACCGACATCACCGTGGAAGCCAGCGCCACCACCGCCGTGAACACCACCACCAACATCACCATGGAAGCCAGCGCCACCACCGCCGTGAACACCACCACCAACATCACCGTGGAAGCCAGCGCCACCACCGCCGTGAACAACGCCACCAACAACATCACCGTGGAAGCCATCGCCACCACCGCCGTAAACAACACCACCACCATGGAAGCCAGCGCCTCCACCACCATGAACAATGCCACCACCAACACCGTGGAAGCCAGCACCAGCAACACAACCACCGCCGCCGAGAAGAACGGCACCAACAACACCATTGTCGAGGACACCACCAGCAGCGCCAGCAACACCACCATCACCGCCGAGAAGAACGGCGCCAACGACACCATCGTCGAGAACAACACCACCGGGAATGTCAATGACGAAGCGGACCTGAAGAAGAACGTGGCGCTGAGCCACATCGAGCGGCACCGGCTGGCCGGGGTTGTCCACTTCGCCGCCGCCTCTGCCATATACGACCTCGAGTTCTTTGAAGAGCTCAGGCAGACTCG GGGCGTTGCAGCATGGCCAACGGCAACTGTGTCATCAGCAGAGCAGAGAGTAACAGTGCAAGGACCAACCTGCAACTCATCACAGATAACAGGCTGGTACTCCAAGGACTCAGGCACCAATGAGACACATAGAGAGTCTGTTGCTGCTGCACAAGATACAGGTGCAATCCAGAACATCTCCAGTTCACCTCCTGCAATAGAGACATCTGGACTTGGGTTCAGGAGCTCAATACTGTGGGAATCAGAATGGTTCGTCAACAGCAACAGCTCTCAGGACTTCATCCAGCTTGTACGAGAAATGGCGGTCGGCGACGGGGACGAGCGGAAGGGCATCCCTTCTAACTGCTCCGAGTCACGGATAATGCTGTGGCACCTTGACATGCCAAAGCACACTCCAGAAGTTGAAGAACAGGAGACTCCACAGGAGCGAAGTCCAttggaggaagacgaagaggaCTATATGACTTGA